A part of Rhopalosiphum maidis isolate BTI-1 chromosome 3, ASM367621v3, whole genome shotgun sequence genomic DNA contains:
- the LOC113556662 gene encoding uncharacterized protein LOC113556662 isoform X2, which produces MKKERKKHKDKNKKPPSDSCSPGCSSMDCMGLQQIPSSPPPSYEHSLQEPGQSSDHGGHLQQMIADDDICAGGSGLQTYNSEIECQSNGSPVRQEIFHKSSKEFYKAVAAQLGITCKMSDHCRCLECQSRYFDCEYDQENEQEKTDGGLGAGTPMFLSEVMHGSTCTLI; this is translated from the exons ATGAAAAAAGAGAGGAAAAAACATAAAGACAAAAACAAGAAACCGCCCTCAGATTCGTGTTCGCCTGGCTGCAGCAGTATGGATTGTATGGGCCTACAGCAAATTCcctcgtcgccgccgccgagtTACGAGCACAGTTTACAGGag cCAGGACAATCTTCCGATCACGGTGGCCATTTGCAGCAGATGATCGCGGACGACGACATTTGCGCCGGAGGAAGTGGTTTGCAAACATATAACTCTGAGATAGAATGTCAGAGTAATGGTTCGCCCGTAAGACAAGAAATATTTCACAAGAGCAGCAAAGAGTTTTATAAGGCAGTTGCTGCCCAATTAGGAATAACGTGCAAGATGAGCGACCACTGCAGGTGTCTGGAATGCCAG AGTCGGTACTTCGATTGTGAGTACGATCAAGAGAACGAACAGGAGAAGACGGACGGTGGTCTCGGGGCCGGCACGCCAATGTTCTTGTCAGAAGTCATGCACGGGTCCACTTGCACGttaatttaa
- the LOC113558617 gene encoding protein ERGIC-53 has protein sequence MSQFRLPLVVVSAVLVLLSGHADVGSCNQVVSRFEYKYSFKPPYLAQKDGSVPFWEYGGNAIASADNVRIAPSLKSQKGAIWTKSQTKFDWWTVEINFRVSGRGRIGADGLAFWYTTSKGDYNGPVFGSSDKWVGLGVFFDSFDNDGKHNNPYIMGVVNDGTQVFDHAKDGSTQQLSGCLRDFRNKPFATRAKIEYYMNTLTIFFHSGNTNNEKDFEICFRSENVFLPKNGHFGVSAATGGLADDHDVHHFLTYSIYPPGTTFKSAGTSQQTSDEENKLTKEYADYQRKLDQEKEDYHKQHPETKTREDNEFEDWYETDSQRELNQIFSGQSQIVDSVKVLSQKLDEVVGRQERTLSLLSNVQSTMAVLGSLGGAQGQPVQIPQANAGMGRQEVDVLINNQNGIINSVREVRNLVTEVHLKTENIIKNQAHQPTAQVQPLGYDQASIIHEIRDSLNTIKRESSQKAGYSQQLSCPTCATNTIVLVAAVGQTLLFILYAVYKNSKESQAKKFY, from the exons ATGTCGCAGTTTCGTCTGCCGTTGGTGGTGGTGTCCGCCGTATTGGTTTTGTTGTCGGGCCATGCCGACGTCGGCAGCTGCAACCAGGTCGTGTCCCGGTTCGAGTACAAGTACAGCTTCAAACCACCGTATTTGGCACAAAAGGACGGATCCGTGCCGTTCTGGGAGTACGGCGGAA atgctATTGCCAGTGCAGATAATGTCCGAATTGCTCCATctttaaaaagtcaaaaag gtgCAATTTGGACAAAAAGTCAAACAAAATTTGATTGGTGGACAgtcgaaattaattttagagtcAGTGGAAGAGGACGAATTGGTGCTGATGGCCTG GCATTTTGGTACACAACTTCTAAAGGTGACTATAATGGTCCAGTATTTGGTAGCTCCGACAAATGGGTTGGATTAGGAGTATTTTTTGATTCTTTTGACAATGATGGAAAACACAACAATCCATATATTATGGGTGTAGTAAATGATGGAACACAAGTTTTTGATCATGCAAA GGATGGTTCTACTCAACAATTATCTGGATGTTTGAgagattttagaaataaaccTTTTGCAACAAGAgccaaaattgaatattatatgaacacaTTAAcg ataTTTTTCCATAGTGGCAATACTAATAATGAAAAGGACTTTGAAATTTGCTTTAGAagtgaaaatgtttttctacCTAAGAATGGTCATTTTGGTGTATCTGCTGCTACTGGTGGTCTTGCAG atgATCACGATGTTCATCATTTTTTGACATATAGTATTTACCCACCGGGAACAACATTCAAATCAGCTGGTACATCTCAGCAGACATCAGATGAAGAAAATAAACTAACTAAAGAATATGCAGATTACCAACGGAAATTAGACCAAGAAAAAGAAGA TTACCATAAGCAACATCCAGAAACTAAAACAAGAGAAGATAACGAGTTTGAAGATTGGTATGAAACAGATAGTCAAAGAGAATTAAATCAGATATTCTCTGGTCAAAGTCAGATTGTAGATTCTGTAAAAGTATTAAGCCAAAAACTTGATGAAGTAGTTGGTCGTCAGGAACGGACACTCAGTTTGCTATCTAATGTTCAATCTACTATGGCGGTTCTTGGATCATTGGGTGGTGCACAGGGACAACctg tacaaattCCACAAGCAAATGCAGGAATGGGAAGACAAGAGGTTGATGTATTGATAAACAACCAAAATGGTATTATCAACTCTGTGAGAGAAGTCag gaACTTAGTGACAGAAGTACATTTAAAGActgaaaacataattaaaaaccaaGCTCACCAACCAACAGCTCAAGTTCAACCATTAGGTTATGACCAGGCATCAATTATACATGAAATCAGGGACTCATTGAATACAATCAAACGAGAATCTTCACAGAAGGCTGGGTATTCACAACAATTATCATGTCCTACATGTGCAACCAATACAATTGTTTTAGTTGCTGCAGTGGGTcaaacattgttatttattctttacgCTGTCTATAA gAACAGTAAAGAATCACAAGCTAAGAAATTCTATTGA
- the LOC113556662 gene encoding uncharacterized protein LOC113556662 isoform X1, whose amino-acid sequence MLDIIIKNKQRTAAALIMKKERKKHKDKNKKPPSDSCSPGCSSMDCMGLQQIPSSPPPSYEHSLQEPGQSSDHGGHLQQMIADDDICAGGSGLQTYNSEIECQSNGSPVRQEIFHKSSKEFYKAVAAQLGITCKMSDHCRCLECQSRYFDCEYDQENEQEKTDGGLGAGTPMFLSEVMHGSTCTLI is encoded by the exons ATGTTAgacattatcataaaaaataagcag CGTACTGCAGCAGCGTTGATAATGAAAAAAGAGAGGAAAAAACATAAAGACAAAAACAAGAAACCGCCCTCAGATTCGTGTTCGCCTGGCTGCAGCAGTATGGATTGTATGGGCCTACAGCAAATTCcctcgtcgccgccgccgagtTACGAGCACAGTTTACAGGag cCAGGACAATCTTCCGATCACGGTGGCCATTTGCAGCAGATGATCGCGGACGACGACATTTGCGCCGGAGGAAGTGGTTTGCAAACATATAACTCTGAGATAGAATGTCAGAGTAATGGTTCGCCCGTAAGACAAGAAATATTTCACAAGAGCAGCAAAGAGTTTTATAAGGCAGTTGCTGCCCAATTAGGAATAACGTGCAAGATGAGCGACCACTGCAGGTGTCTGGAATGCCAG AGTCGGTACTTCGATTGTGAGTACGATCAAGAGAACGAACAGGAGAAGACGGACGGTGGTCTCGGGGCCGGCACGCCAATGTTCTTGTCAGAAGTCATGCACGGGTCCACTTGCACGttaatttaa
- the LOC113557950 gene encoding uncharacterized protein LOC113557950, whose amino-acid sequence MTNYSLIEIKLRRFIYLGEKTSIYVPSTHQKQFWKNKNSQDNKITGLNLIGDIIKKNKTEDINSIVPIISKIAKEKKVQNYEHLIYLLAVCAKFNRENCQKMITDAYAIVKTICMDGLTLLMFYKFCSIAAKLLYENGYISTKSSGLGQGTRKAIQKWYLSREPLETIKAIMKHKTYRGVSHKQIMNTIHLRSDDPSHGIYISYILHGIERIKKVFEQTLIIEDNDSQEQKLSKTLQLCVYNYIKRVHRLHNSTNNKLTNDLKWNNVGKDYEIVVSKMLTNPKVLTTFVKQLSLRTLLDNTYSFSQHCLFQNLMGNEGCIEFILRFNNHKALQESEIHPIESYLEYLRYVRSGPVIYAMNQKKDSQQNMLFDTNGKECSNNIGVVKKNYEKWIQLTKIEKGQRKFCKSHIYFMKPIPTPSSQLSQFLSTDLVKMTLNNLNPSDHRLLIAYDSRIYYTNTVNCYYMHVKFLKVFEAITLIIQSIVYQNRLKVDNKPTICALSSSLKFRTIYVDHEQALTVTSLENHLFGPSPKKQKNNARVRNIKPLSTLHWSKDRNQMYDVFLFMGTHKMDLKSIRKVKANYEAYFSNSKIKIIVCCLNGNHVERVNLSRDGLLFISGFDKHVGKIIELFINNNF is encoded by the exons ATgactaattattcattaattgaaattaaattgcgTCGATTTATATACTTGGGAGAAAAAACTTCAATTTATGTTCCTTCAACTCATCAAAAACAAttctggaaaaataaaaatagtcaagataacaaaattactggtttaaatttgattggagatataattaaaaaaaataaaactgaagaTATTAATTCTATTGTTCCAATAATCTcaaaa atagcaaaagaaaaaaaagttcaaaattatgagcatttaatatatctattggCTGTATGTGCAAAGTTTAATCGggaaaattgtcaaaaaatgATAACTGATGCTTATGCAATAGTTAAAACCATTTGTATGGACGGATTAACATTATTGATGTTCTATAAATTTTGTAGTATTGCTGCTAAGCTCCTCTATGAAAACG GATATATATCTACAAAATCTTCGGGTCTTGGTCAAGGCACTCGAAAGGCTATTCAAAAATGGTATCTTAGTAGAGAACCTCTTGAGACAATTAAAGCTATAATGAAACATAAGACTTATCGTGGTGTTAgtcataaacaaattatgaacACAATTCATCTCCGTTCTGATGACccaa gtcatGGAATTTACATCTCTTACATATTACATGGTAtagaaagaataaaaaaagtatttgaacaAACATTGATAATAGAAGATAATGACAGCCAGGagcaaaaattatcaaaaacattGCAACTATGTGTttacaactatattaaaaGAGTACATCGTTTACAtaattcaacaaataataaattgacaaaTGATTTGAAATGGAATAATGTAGGAAAAGATTATGAAATTGTGGTTTCAAAAATGCTCACGAATCCAAAA GTTTTAACTACTTTTGTTAAGCAATTATCACTGAGaacattattagataatacTTACTCCTTTTCTCAACATtgcttatttcaaaatttaatgggcAATGAAGGCtgtatagaatttatattgcGTTTTAATAACCATAAAGCATTACAAGAATCTGAAATACATCCAATAGAAtcatatttagaatatttaagataTGTAAGATCTGGCCC tgtTATTTATGCTATGAATCAAAAAAAGGATTCccaacaaaatatgttatttgacACTAATGGAAAAga gtgttctaataatattggagtagtaaaaaaaaattatgaaaaatggaTTCAATTAACCAAAATTGAAAAAGGTCAAAGGAAATTCTGTAAATCTCACATTTATTTCATGAAGCCGATTCCAACTCCTTCATCACAACTATCACAATTTTTATCAACTGATTTAGTGAAAATgactttaaat aacttaAATCCATCTGATCACAGGTTATTAATAGCTTATGACagtcgaatatattatacgaatacagttaattgttattatatgcatGTGAAATTTCTCAAAGTTTTTGAAGCCATCACGTTGATAATACAGTCAATAGTTTACCAAAATCGATTAAAAGTAGACAACAAACCTACTATATGTGCTTTAAGTAGTTCACTTAAATTTAGAACAATTTATGTTGACCATGAACAAGCATTGACAGTAACGTCCTTGGAAAATCATTTGTTTGGGCcg tccccaaaaaaacaaaaaaataatgctcgTGTTCGAAATATCAAGCCATTAAGTACTCTCCATTGGTCTAAGGATCGTAACCAAATGTATGATGTGTTTCTGTTTATGGGAACTCACAAAAtggatttaaaaagtataagaaAAGTTAAGGCAAACTATGaagcatatttttcaaattcaaaaattaa gattatTGTTTGTTGTTTAAATGGAAACCATGTTGAACGAGTGAATCTTAGTCGTGATGGTTTGTTGTTTATATCTGGTTTTGATAAACACGTgggaaaaattattgaattatttataaataataatttttaa